A window of the Isosphaera pallida ATCC 43644 genome harbors these coding sequences:
- a CDS encoding beta-hydroxyacyl-(acyl-carrier-protein) dehydratase FabA/FabZ translates to MDSQLQSGTAVMRWIWIDRFEAFESGRMARTVKNITFAEEHVHDPTPSYPLFPSSLIIEGLAQTAGLLVGESRDFQDKVILAKLPRMEFFGHAVPGDTLTYEAHVADIRAEGAAVVDVRALRGNQTLAEGEIVFAFLTAEQAPIDLGDSSFVFAGPMRALIRSLRAAEARSSRPDQEGQAP, encoded by the coding sequence ATGGACTCCCAACTCCAAAGCGGGACCGCAGTGATGCGTTGGATCTGGATCGATCGATTTGAGGCGTTCGAGTCGGGACGAATGGCTCGCACGGTTAAGAACATCACCTTCGCCGAGGAGCATGTGCATGACCCGACGCCGAGTTATCCTCTTTTTCCCTCCAGTTTGATCATTGAAGGTTTGGCCCAAACCGCTGGTTTGTTGGTGGGAGAATCGCGCGACTTCCAGGACAAGGTGATTTTGGCCAAGCTGCCGCGTATGGAGTTTTTCGGTCATGCGGTTCCTGGCGACACGCTGACTTACGAGGCCCATGTGGCCGACATCCGGGCCGAGGGCGCGGCGGTGGTCGATGTGCGGGCGTTGCGGGGGAACCAAACCCTGGCCGAAGGGGAAATTGTCTTCGCCTTCCTTACCGCGGAACAGGCTCCGATCGACCTGGGCGACTCGAGCTTCGTCTTCGCCGGTCCCATGCGGGCGTTGATCCGCAGCCTCCGCGCGGCTGAGGCGCGGTCGAGCCGACCGGATCAGGAGGGTCAGGCTCCCTAA